A region of Reichenbachiella carrageenanivorans DNA encodes the following proteins:
- a CDS encoding glutaminase, which produces MDYQKILDEIAIEIAALPNDGEVANYIPELAKANPDKFGMHLTTVRNEHFAVGDAEDKFSIQSISKVFSLAMAFSLMGEKLWKRVGVEPSGNPFNSIVQLEYENGIPRNPFVNAGALVVVDVLLSELQNPEEDLFAFVRSLTGSTDITYNAKVAQSEKETGYLNSAFVNMMKAKGNIVNDTEEILDFYYKQCSIEMNCRELASAFLHFGENGLAYSHAGFSLTKSQVKRLNALMLSCGFYDESGQFAFKVGLAGKSGVGGGIAAVFPEEFAVAVWSPKLNKKGNSVRAFNSLELLTTKTESSIF; this is translated from the coding sequence ATGGATTATCAGAAAATACTCGATGAAATTGCTATAGAAATAGCTGCCCTGCCCAATGACGGTGAAGTAGCTAATTATATACCTGAATTGGCGAAAGCTAACCCAGACAAATTCGGTATGCATCTCACTACGGTACGCAATGAGCACTTTGCTGTAGGCGATGCTGAAGACAAGTTTTCTATTCAGAGTATATCCAAAGTTTTTAGTTTGGCGATGGCCTTTTCTTTGATGGGAGAGAAGCTTTGGAAGCGAGTAGGAGTAGAGCCTTCTGGAAATCCCTTTAATTCGATCGTGCAGTTAGAGTACGAAAATGGAATACCTAGAAACCCATTTGTAAATGCTGGTGCACTTGTAGTGGTAGATGTGTTGCTATCCGAACTCCAAAATCCCGAAGAGGACTTGTTTGCCTTTGTTCGATCACTGACAGGCTCGACTGACATTACCTACAATGCAAAAGTGGCGCAGTCAGAAAAAGAGACTGGGTACCTCAATTCTGCTTTTGTCAATATGATGAAGGCCAAAGGTAATATCGTCAACGATACAGAAGAGATTTTAGACTTTTACTACAAACAGTGTTCTATCGAAATGAATTGTAGAGAACTGGCTTCAGCTTTCTTGCACTTTGGAGAAAATGGCTTGGCCTATAGTCACGCTGGGTTTAGCCTAACGAAAAGTCAGGTGAAACGCCTCAATGCACTGATGCTATCCTGTGGGTTTTATGATGAATCGGGTCAGTTTGCCTTCAAAGTAGGGTTGGCTGGCAAGAGTGGTGTAGGAGGAGGAATTGCGGCAGTGTTTCCAGAGGAGTTTGCTGTAGCAGTATGGAGTCCTAAGCTCAATAAAAAAGGGAATTCGGTAAGAGCTTTTAATAGCCTTGAATTATTGACAACCAAAACTGAATCGTCAATATTCTGA
- a CDS encoding ABC transporter permease, with protein sequence MNFPYFISKRITSEANSSFSSTISKLAIISISAGLAAMILAFFILGGFQHTIKEKIYNFKGHLEITKYNMGNALDEKSISFDSDFYQQKAQFEFVDHVQAFAFKPGLIKTEEEVEGVGFKGVDSQFDTVRFGENMRQGRFIHHPKEGYSNEVILSQHISNKLRLSIGDEFMIHFVQNPPRFRKLKLVGIYETGLEEFDKSVMIGDLSMIQRLNGWNEDQVGGFEVFVKDIGQIDEAEDILFNAIDADLYVDKVSDKYSQIFDWLGLLNQNVTVFLGLILIVACFNMISILLILILERTYMIGVLQALGASKRQIKRIFLFKGILLVTKGLIYGNVIALLIALLQDQFHLVPLDAANYYMYYVPISWDYESLIGLNVLTFLVVTLALGIPMTVVSRIKPITAIRFN encoded by the coding sequence TTGAATTTTCCCTATTTCATATCCAAACGTATCACTTCTGAGGCCAATTCGTCCTTTTCCTCGACTATTTCTAAGTTGGCCATCATTAGTATCAGTGCAGGGCTAGCCGCTATGATTTTGGCTTTTTTTATACTCGGAGGTTTTCAGCATACGATCAAAGAAAAAATTTACAATTTCAAAGGGCATCTAGAGATCACCAAATACAACATGGGCAATGCACTCGATGAAAAGTCGATTAGTTTTGATTCTGATTTTTATCAACAAAAGGCTCAATTCGAATTTGTCGATCATGTACAGGCTTTTGCTTTCAAACCTGGTTTGATCAAGACGGAAGAAGAGGTGGAAGGTGTAGGTTTTAAAGGTGTAGATAGTCAGTTTGATACGGTGAGATTTGGAGAGAATATGCGCCAAGGTCGTTTTATTCACCACCCCAAAGAAGGTTACTCCAATGAAGTGATTCTCAGTCAGCACATCAGCAATAAACTCCGATTGTCGATTGGGGATGAGTTTATGATCCATTTCGTGCAAAATCCACCAAGGTTTCGGAAATTGAAACTGGTGGGCATATACGAGACAGGGCTTGAAGAATTTGATAAAAGTGTGATGATAGGAGACCTCAGCATGATCCAACGTCTTAATGGCTGGAATGAGGATCAGGTTGGTGGTTTTGAGGTTTTTGTGAAGGATATTGGGCAAATTGATGAGGCAGAGGACATACTCTTCAATGCCATAGATGCAGACCTATACGTGGACAAGGTGAGCGATAAGTACAGTCAGATTTTTGATTGGCTGGGTTTGCTCAATCAGAACGTGACCGTGTTTTTGGGCTTGATACTCATCGTGGCATGTTTTAACATGATCTCTATATTGCTAATCCTAATTTTGGAACGGACTTATATGATAGGGGTATTGCAGGCATTGGGGGCGAGCAAGAGACAGATCAAACGAATATTTCTTTTTAAGGGCATTTTACTCGTAACCAAAGGACTGATCTATGGAAATGTGATCGCATTATTGATTGCATTGCTACAGGATCAATTTCATCTGGTGCCACTTGATGCGGCCAACTATTACATGTATTATGTACCGATCTCTTGGGATTACGAATCGTTGATCGGACTTAATGTGTTGACTTTTTTGGTAGTGACATTGGCATTGGGCATACCTATGACTGTGGTGTCTAGGATCAAGCCGATAACGGCCATTCGCTTCAATTGA